The stretch of DNA TACAGCCGAACTTTCGTTGGGCATTGCTGATGGGCCTGGCAGTTTTGTAACTGGCAGTGTTGCTGGCGATGCAGTTTTCCGCACTAACAGTGGTGCTAATAATTTTCTATTTGCCTCCGGTGGTGGAGGTGCTCCGGTTACTCTTGCTATTACTCCAACAAGTGTTGGTATTGGAACAACTACCCCTTTTGCACAATTATCAAACTCTACCACTAATATTTATGGTACAGATGGCTACGGATTAAGCTCTTCTGCTTTTGGATGGGGTTCAACTGATGGGTTTGGATATGCCGCAGGCTTCTATAATGCCGGAACAGGTATTGCTTCAAACGGAGTTACTGTTAAGATACAAGGAAGCCAAGGTACCGTATTAGACCTTAGCGCTTCTGACACAGTTTCTGTTATGACTGTAAAAGGAAATGGTAACGTGGGTATGGGAACAACTGCACCAACAAGTCGATTAACCGTTGTCTCAACACCTGCAAATATCCCGGCAGTAAATGTCCTCCCGGTACCGGGCAGCGCTAGGGTTAACGTAGCAGTTGGTGACTGGAGTCTTTTGCAAGATTATTTTGGTAGTGGAGTTTCTAAAGACTTTTCACTGTATCAAAACAGCAAAGGTTTACATCGCATGTTAATTGACACTGCAGGTAATGTGGGTTTTGGAACAACTACACCTGATCGCCCATTGGTAGTTAGAAGTGCAGACAATACACTCAATAGTCAGGTTTCAGAGTTGGCAAATGGAATTGGAGATGCTAATTTTCACTTAGTAGCAACTAAAGGAGCAACAACCAATAATCCTGGCGATATCATGACTAGACTGGGTTTGGCTTACGGTGATAATGGTGCTTCAGTCGATGGCTCCTTCATTCGTTTTCATCGTGGCATTGCTGGTAATGATGGATCAACCAGTTTTTCTTCTGGTGCTGATGTAGAGAGAATGCGAATAACCTCATCTGGCAGAGTAGGTATTGGAACAACAGGACCAGGTGGTCAGTTTGAATTGAGCTTAGATCAGGGTCGCAAACCTTTAACCAACACATGGACAATTGTTTCTGATGCACGATTGAAAAACATTGATGGTGCTTACTCAAAAGGCTTAAAAGAAATAATGCAGTTGAATCCAATTGCTTATCACTATAAAAATGTAGGCGAACGTAAATTTGAAAACGAAGTGTTAAATACACAGGCAGTTGGTTTTACAGCACAGGATGTTCAGAAAGTATTTCCTGAAGCTGTTGGTACTGATGCTGATGGCTATCTGAATCTGAATATCCATTCAATAATAATAGCGCAGGTAAATGCTATTAAAGAATTGGGCGCACAAAACGAAGTTAAAGATGCAAAGATTGCAGAATTACAAAATGAAAATGCAGCAATGCATGCTGAACTTAATGATATGAAACAATGTGTTGAATCGCTTTGTGCCAACAACGAATCAAAAACTCAAAACTCCGAACTCAAAACTGAAAACTATCTTTTCCAAAACCAACCAAATCCATTCAATCAAACTACAGTTATTTCGTATCAATTGCTGAGCGATGCTAAAAATGCTTCTATAGTAATACGCGGCTTAAATGGAGAAGAGCTGAAGTCTGTATCTTTAAGCAATACCGGCAAAGGTCAGGTAACTATTAATGCTAACGAACTTGCACAAGGCACTTATACGTATACACTTATAGTTAATGGCAAGAGTGTTGATACTAAGTTGATGGTGGTTACTCGATAAGTTTGGAAAGTTGTGATAGTTGTGATAGTTTAGAAAGTTGTTATGGCAACGGAATTGAAATGCTGAGAAACGAAGCATCTCTGTCACTCATTGATTAAAGAAATTGGTTTGGTGAACGGAATTTGTACAAAAACTTTATCGAACTACTACCTAATGAACTACGAATATAACTCATTCCTAATCCAAAAACTTCCCACTCGCAAGAGTGGGATTTTTTTTGTGCAGTGCTTTTAAATCTGTTTTGAAATAAAAAACGGTATCATTATTTTTCAAACTACAACAAAAAAAGCATCCCTATAATTAGGGATTGTGGAATCGATTTTCGTTTTAAATATTTGTGACACCTAATAGTAAAATTTTAATTTCTTTAAAAAAAGTTGCATCCTTCGCTCATTAATGCACCAAAAATAATAAGCCGCAGTTGTATATTTTATTGAGATCAATAATTTAATCAAATCGAAATTTTAGTTGCGATAATAAGAGATTGCATTTGAGAAAGTTTTGCCATATGGGTATTGGTGCGTAAAAAAGGCTTCTAAATAAAATAATTAATAACACTTAAAAAATTTTAAAAAATGTTGAACGAAGTAAAATCCCACAATCCGGGAAGAAAAACAATAATGATTTTAGCAGTTGTAGCTACAGTAGTTGCAATGCAAGCACAAGCGCAATGGTCGCTTACAGGTAATGCAGGCACTACTCCCGGCACTAATTTTATCGGCACTACCGATAGTAAAAGTTTGCAAATTAAAACCAAAAACGTAACTCGCTTAACAGTTACATCTGCGGGTAATGTAGGTATTGGAATTATAGCGCCTGTTACACCATTGCATATAACAACAAACACAACCGCTGTTTTGGCTACGTTTGAAGGACTTACAGGCTCTAACAAGGCTACTATTAACCTAAAATATGGCGGAATAAGCACCTACCTTACCAACGGGGGATATAATATGCCAGCAGGTAATATAGGTTTTGGCGGGCAGTATCATTTCTCACCTGATCTTATGATAAATACCAACACCGGCTTTGTGGGTATTGGAACAACTGCACCTGCTGCAAAATTGGATGTTGCAGGTGATGCCCTTGTTAATGGAATAACAGTAGGTCGTGGTGCCGGCAATGATTCTACCAATACCAGTACAGGATTTCATGCGTTAGAAGGCAATAGTACCGGATGGGACAATACAGCATTTGGTTTCAATACACTTGCATTAAATGGCGGAGGCGTATATAATACAGCTATAGGTAGCAGCGCACTTGCTAATTGTGCAGGCACACAGTATAATACAGCTGTTGGGGCCAGGGCCTTAGAAGCAAATTTAAGCGATAATAATACAGCAATGGGCGCTACAGCTTTGTTTTCAAATACAGGAGGTAGCGGCAATACCGCTGTTGGTTCAACTGCTTTGGCCAATAATATAGCAGGAAGTGGTAATACTGCTACGGGTTTTTGGACATTGGTGTATGGAAGCGCCAGTGAATACAACACTGCCAATGGCATTTATGCTCTCAGCAATTGTCAAAGTAATCATAACACTGGTATTGGGGCCTGGGCATTGAATCAATGTAACACCGGAAGTGGTAATACTGCAATTGGATATCACACACTTCATACAATTACTACAGGTGCCAACAATACTGCATTGGGTTACAATGCCGATGTGTCGGGTGTGGCAATTACCAATTCTACAGCTATAGGAAATGGCGCTTATGTTGCAGGCAGTAATAAAGTTCGTGTTGGCAATGCCAGCATTACGAGTATTGGTGGCTATGTGAACTGGACTAATGTGAGTGACGGAAGAATTAAAAAGAATATTAAACAAAATGTACCTGGTTTAGAATTTATTAATAAACTTCAACCATTAACCTACAATCTCGATTTAGATGCGATAGATAATATTTTGGAAATGCAAGCTAATTTGGATGAAAAAGGATTACCAATAAAAACTACACAAGCAGAAATTGATGCACGTGAATTGAAACAACAAATTGTTTATTCAGGTTTTATAGCCCAGGATGTTGCAAAAGCTGCACACGAAATCAGTTACAATTTTAGTGGAGTAGATGCATCAAGCAACAGCAACGATTTGTATGGATTACGGTATGCGGAGTTTGTAGTGCCTTTGGTAAAATCGGTGCAAGAATTATCGAAACAAAATGAAGAGCTAAAAAGAATGAATGCTGATTTGCAATTACAAATTAATGAAATGAAAATTTCTTTAAATGTGTTATCTTCTCCATTATCCGGTAACAAAGAAATAAAGATTGCAACGGAGCAAGATGCATTATTCCAAAACCAGCCAAATCCATTTAATCAATCTACAGTAATTTCTTACCAATTGTTGAGCGATGTAAAGAGCGCCTCGATAATAATACGCGGCTTAAATGGAGATGAATTGAAAACAGTTATGCTTAGTAATACCGGCAAAGGACAAATAACAATAAATGCCAACCAACTAGCACAAGGCACTTATACGTATACACTTATAGTTAATGGCAAGAGTGTTGATACTAAGTTGATGGTGGTTACTCGATAAGTTTGGAAAGTTGTGATAGTTGTGATAGTTTAGAAAGTTGTTATGGCAACGGAATTGAAATGCTGAGAAACGAAGCATCTCTGTCACTCATTGATTAAAGAAATTGGTTTGGTGAACGGAATTTGTACAAAAACTTTATCGAACTACTACCTAATGAACTACGAATATAACTCATTCCTAATCCAAAAAAATCCCGCTCGCAAGAGTGGGATTTTTTTTGCTTTTTTAAAGCGTATTTAACCGCAAATAGACAATCCACATGTTAAAAACTTTGCATATTCTTTATTGACAATACACCTAAGGATTTTGACCTTGTAACCAAAACTTACAAATAATATGTGTTATAAAATTGAATATTCTGATGATAAAGTAAGTGCATGGGGAGGTTTTTCGTTAATGAAAAAATTCAATGATAAAATTGGTTTAAAAAGTGTTTTGCAAAATCTACCCATTCCCGAAAGCAAGAGCAATAACAGGTTTGAGAATCAGGAAGTCATTGAAAGTTTCCTATTGTCAGTATGGTTAGGCTGTTACAAATTTTCACAAACACATATTCTACGATTAGATGATACGCTAAAAAAATATTTGGATGGAAACAAATACCAAGTGATACAACCTACAAGCGATTTTTTCAAAAGTTTAGTCAAGGCATAAATAATGAGGTGCTTCCAGTTTTGCAAGAATGGTTTTTTAATC from Bacteroidota bacterium encodes:
- a CDS encoding tail fiber domain-containing protein — encoded protein: MLNEVKSHNPGRKTIMILAVVATVVAMQAQAQWSLTGNAGTTPGTNFIGTTDSKSLQIKTKNVTRLTVTSAGNVGIGIIAPVTPLHITTNTTAVLATFEGLTGSNKATINLKYGGISTYLTNGGYNMPAGNIGFGGQYHFSPDLMINTNTGFVGIGTTAPAAKLDVAGDALVNGITVGRGAGNDSTNTSTGFHALEGNSTGWDNTAFGFNTLALNGGGVYNTAIGSSALANCAGTQYNTAVGARALEANLSDNNTAMGATALFSNTGGSGNTAVGSTALANNIAGSGNTATGFWTLVYGSASEYNTANGIYALSNCQSNHNTGIGAWALNQCNTGSGNTAIGYHTLHTITTGANNTALGYNADVSGVAITNSTAIGNGAYVAGSNKVRVGNASITSIGGYVNWTNVSDGRIKKNIKQNVPGLEFINKLQPLTYNLDLDAIDNILEMQANLDEKGLPIKTTQAEIDARELKQQIVYSGFIAQDVAKAAHEISYNFSGVDASSNSNDLYGLRYAEFVVPLVKSVQELSKQNEELKRMNADLQLQINEMKISLNVLSSPLSGNKEIKIATEQDALFQNQPNPFNQSTVISYQLLSDVKSASIIIRGLNGDELKTVMLSNTGKGQITINANQLAQGTYTYTLIVNGKSVDTKLMVVTR
- a CDS encoding tail fiber domain-containing protein — its product is TAELSLGIADGPGSFVTGSVAGDAVFRTNSGANNFLFASGGGGAPVTLAITPTSVGIGTTTPFAQLSNSTTNIYGTDGYGLSSSAFGWGSTDGFGYAAGFYNAGTGIASNGVTVKIQGSQGTVLDLSASDTVSVMTVKGNGNVGMGTTAPTSRLTVVSTPANIPAVNVLPVPGSARVNVAVGDWSLLQDYFGSGVSKDFSLYQNSKGLHRMLIDTAGNVGFGTTTPDRPLVVRSADNTLNSQVSELANGIGDANFHLVATKGATTNNPGDIMTRLGLAYGDNGASVDGSFIRFHRGIAGNDGSTSFSSGADVERMRITSSGRVGIGTTGPGGQFELSLDQGRKPLTNTWTIVSDARLKNIDGAYSKGLKEIMQLNPIAYHYKNVGERKFENEVLNTQAVGFTAQDVQKVFPEAVGTDADGYLNLNIHSIIIAQVNAIKELGAQNEVKDAKIAELQNENAAMHAELNDMKQCVESLCANNESKTQNSELKTENYLFQNQPNPFNQTTVISYQLLSDAKNASIVIRGLNGEELKSVSLSNTGKGQVTINANELAQGTYTYTLIVNGKSVDTKLMVVTR